A part of Chlamydia ibidis 10-1398/6 genomic DNA contains:
- a CDS encoding YbaB/EbfC family nucleoid-associated protein, translating to MGSGYARKKKEAKIMEQQFLEMEASLEQKRYEGRAGNGLVSVTINGKCDIISVKVSPTCLDPEDPEVVADLFKAAFKDAKQAMDSEMAAMRVGMPF from the coding sequence ATGGGCAGCGGATATGCTAGAAAGAAAAAAGAAGCAAAAATAATGGAACAACAATTTCTAGAAATGGAGGCTTCATTAGAACAAAAACGTTATGAAGGACGAGCTGGTAATGGCTTAGTCTCGGTGACTATTAATGGAAAATGTGATATTATTTCTGTTAAAGTTTCTCCCACGTGTTTGGACCCTGAAGACCCTGAAGTCGTTGCAGATTTATTTAAGGCTGCCTTTAAAGACGCTAAGCAAGCTATGGATTCTGAAATGGCTGCAATGCGAGTAGGAATGCCTTTCTAA
- a CDS encoding ComEC/Rec2 family competence protein, with the protein MKDYQIFSFSSLRYTLSSLWLQLNHNCCYFQKQHPVCIIALYWLTGMFSLSYPLCSAIAILFLHLFVPKKDIHRWIIFWFAMIVSYAYLASPSLHSGQASGIFIIKTSMRGRYYAEASSLYSIGSRNKYRNLSCVVISDTPLEINQSYILHGKTTRKLNQLIFKVEGNIYPAPTSSLTRIKQKLRTQCHEQILNRFINKDCGSFAASLILGTPLPKSLRETFRNKGLAHLFAISGWHFTLFSSYIFLCSQALPRRCQNIIALTILSLITIIFPSTPSVWRAWLSFIFMCLSGYFPGYCSGLNRLGISCIVCSLMFSPLSPSFSLSFLATLGILLFFQPIFYFFYTPWTVFLPYRLLPLMKYMFGSLSLSLSANIFLWIPMLHYFGTIPLDGIIYNLFFPLTIPVIIACTLLSLIFPFFSSMTEFLIQNLLSLPILHSKNLLVTLRMSPPQTIISTLSFFLIFILGIYLRKSKELEKIDNIIN; encoded by the coding sequence ATGAAGGATTATCAGATTTTTTCATTTTCCTCCCTAAGATATACCCTATCTTCCTTGTGGCTCCAACTCAATCATAATTGCTGTTATTTCCAAAAACAGCATCCCGTATGCATAATTGCTTTGTACTGGCTAACAGGAATGTTTTCTTTATCTTATCCTTTGTGTTCGGCTATTGCTATTTTATTTTTGCATCTATTTGTTCCAAAAAAAGATATACACCGTTGGATAATCTTTTGGTTTGCTATGATTGTCAGCTATGCCTATCTAGCCTCTCCTTCACTACATTCTGGACAAGCTTCAGGAATTTTCATAATCAAAACATCAATGAGGGGAAGATATTATGCAGAGGCCTCATCTCTGTATTCTATAGGTTCTAGAAATAAATACCGTAACCTATCTTGTGTAGTTATCTCGGATACGCCGTTAGAAATAAACCAGAGTTATATTCTACACGGCAAAACAACAAGGAAACTAAACCAACTCATTTTCAAAGTTGAAGGAAATATCTACCCAGCACCTACCTCTAGTTTAACAAGGATTAAACAAAAGCTACGCACACAATGTCATGAACAAATTCTTAACAGATTTATCAACAAAGATTGCGGAAGTTTCGCTGCTAGTCTTATTTTAGGCACCCCACTTCCTAAATCTTTGAGAGAAACTTTTCGGAATAAGGGATTAGCTCACTTGTTTGCCATATCTGGCTGGCATTTTACTTTGTTTTCATCGTATATTTTTTTGTGTTCTCAAGCCCTGCCAAGAAGATGTCAGAACATTATAGCGCTCACTATTTTGTCTCTCATAACCATAATTTTCCCATCAACACCGTCGGTGTGGCGGGCCTGGTTATCCTTTATATTTATGTGTCTTTCAGGCTATTTTCCGGGATATTGTTCGGGATTAAACAGGTTAGGCATAAGTTGCATTGTATGTTCCCTTATGTTTTCTCCTCTGTCGCCCAGCTTTTCTCTTTCATTCCTAGCAACTTTAGGAATTCTATTATTTTTTCAACCCATCTTCTACTTTTTCTATACTCCATGGACAGTTTTTCTGCCCTATAGGTTACTCCCATTAATGAAATACATGTTTGGTAGTCTTTCGCTATCATTATCAGCTAACATATTCCTATGGATACCTATGCTTCACTATTTCGGAACTATTCCTTTAGACGGTATTATTTATAATTTATTCTTTCCTTTAACCATTCCTGTTATAATAGCCTGTACTTTACTATCTCTTATTTTTCCTTTTTTTTCTTCCATGACGGAATTCCTAATCCAAAACTTACTTTCTCTGCCTATACTACATTCTAAAAATCTTCTAGTAACACTACGAATGTCACCTCCTCAAACAATAATTTCGACTTTATCCTTCTTTTTAATTTTTATACTTGGGATCTATCTCAGAAAATCTAAAGAATTAGAAAAAATAGATAATATCATAAACTAA
- a CDS encoding alpha-ketoacid dehydrogenase subunit alpha/beta: MVAVKHKLHTSLEEILKLVWVLRFAESKMLLFSRQSGSGGSFQLSCAGHELAGVVAGKHFVAGKDWSFPYYRDQGFPIGLGCDLSEVLASFLARVSPNHSSGRMMPYHYSHKKFRVCCQSSVVGTQFLQAAGRAWGVKHSGVDEVVYVSGGDGATSQGEFHEMLNYASLHQLPLVTVIQNNRWAISVPFEEQCGASLEKLGKSYHNLSVYTVDGGDISALDATFANAVQEARYDSVPALVLVDVVRLEPHSNSDNHDKYRSSEDLASCMSNDPLLRLEKQMHEEYGISQDDIRAIREIAKAEVLKACEIAESMPFPSKGSTSHDIFAPTTVALIDYESSLEAQMHLRNHEPQVMRDAIAEALREEMQHDSGVIVFGEDVAGDKGGVFGVTRNLTNEFGSHRCFNTPLAEATIIGTAIGMALDGFHKPVAEIQFADYIWPGINQLFSEASSIYYRSAGEWEVPLVIRAPCGGYIQGGPYHSQSIEAFLAHCPGLKVAYPSNAADAKALLKAAIRDPNPVVFLEHKALYQRRIFSACPVYSSDYLLPFGKAAIVNPGTDLTIVSWGMTLAMSVDVAKELEDLGISVEVIDLRTIVPCDFATIQESVERTGKLLIVHEAPEFCGFGSELVATIAEQAYTYLDAPVKRICGLYAPVPYSKILENEVLPQKEQILQAAKSLAEF; this comes from the coding sequence ATGGTTGCGGTAAAGCATAAGTTACACACTTCTCTTGAAGAAATCCTAAAATTGGTTTGGGTTCTTCGATTTGCGGAAAGCAAGATGCTTCTTTTTTCTAGACAAAGTGGTTCAGGCGGAAGTTTTCAGCTTTCCTGCGCTGGACACGAGCTAGCTGGTGTAGTGGCGGGTAAGCATTTTGTTGCTGGAAAAGATTGGTCATTTCCTTACTATCGTGATCAGGGATTTCCGATAGGATTAGGGTGCGATCTTTCTGAAGTATTAGCATCGTTCTTGGCCCGTGTTTCCCCTAATCATTCTTCGGGGAGAATGATGCCATACCATTATTCTCACAAGAAATTTCGTGTCTGTTGTCAGTCTAGCGTAGTGGGCACGCAGTTTTTGCAAGCTGCTGGCCGTGCCTGGGGCGTGAAGCATTCTGGGGTAGATGAAGTCGTTTACGTCTCGGGCGGGGATGGTGCAACATCTCAGGGAGAGTTTCACGAAATGTTGAACTACGCTTCTCTACATCAACTGCCTCTCGTGACAGTTATACAAAATAATCGTTGGGCAATCTCAGTCCCCTTCGAAGAGCAATGCGGTGCAAGCTTAGAGAAGCTAGGAAAAAGTTATCACAATCTTTCTGTATATACTGTTGACGGTGGTGATATTTCTGCTTTAGATGCGACTTTCGCTAATGCAGTACAAGAGGCTAGATACGATTCGGTGCCGGCTTTGGTTTTGGTGGATGTTGTGCGCTTAGAACCTCACAGTAATTCAGATAATCATGATAAGTACAGAAGTTCTGAAGACCTGGCGTCTTGCATGAGTAATGATCCTTTATTGCGTTTGGAAAAACAAATGCATGAGGAATACGGTATATCACAGGATGATATTCGTGCGATTAGGGAAATTGCTAAAGCAGAGGTCTTAAAGGCTTGCGAAATTGCAGAAAGCATGCCTTTTCCAAGTAAGGGTTCAACAAGTCATGATATATTCGCTCCCACCACTGTTGCACTTATTGATTACGAATCTTCCTTAGAAGCTCAGATGCATTTGCGTAATCATGAACCACAGGTAATGCGCGATGCAATAGCAGAAGCATTACGTGAAGAGATGCAACATGATTCTGGAGTTATCGTTTTTGGAGAGGATGTTGCAGGGGATAAGGGCGGAGTTTTTGGTGTTACTAGAAATCTTACAAACGAATTTGGCTCACACCGTTGTTTCAATACCCCTTTAGCAGAGGCAACAATCATTGGCACAGCTATTGGGATGGCTCTTGATGGATTTCATAAACCTGTCGCAGAAATTCAGTTTGCCGACTATATTTGGCCCGGAATTAACCAATTGTTTTCTGAAGCATCTAGTATATACTACCGGTCTGCTGGAGAATGGGAGGTGCCTTTAGTTATCCGTGCTCCTTGCGGTGGATATATTCAAGGCGGTCCATATCATTCTCAAAGTATTGAAGCGTTTTTAGCCCATTGTCCGGGATTAAAGGTTGCATACCCATCTAATGCTGCAGATGCTAAGGCCTTGTTGAAAGCTGCTATTAGAGATCCTAATCCTGTTGTATTTCTCGAACATAAAGCGCTGTATCAGCGTCGTATTTTTAGTGCTTGCCCTGTCTATTCTTCAGATTACCTTCTTCCTTTTGGTAAAGCTGCTATTGTTAATCCCGGAACTGATCTTACGATTGTCTCCTGGGGAATGACTTTAGCAATGAGTGTGGATGTGGCTAAAGAGTTGGAAGATCTTGGCATTTCTGTTGAGGTTATTGATCTACGGACTATTGTTCCTTGTGACTTTGCTACTATCCAGGAATCTGTAGAGAGGACTGGGAAGTTGCTTATCGTCCATGAGGCACCAGAATTTTGTGGTTTCGGAAGTGAATTAGTCGCAACTATTGCCGAGCAGGCTTATACCTATCTCGACGCTCCAGTCAAACGTATTTGCGGGCTATATGCTCCTGTACCTTATTCTAAAATTCTTGAAAATGAAGTGCTGCCTCAAAAAGAGCAAATTCTTCAAGCAGCGAAAAGCCTAGCAGAATTTTAA
- the dnaX gene encoding DNA polymerase III subunit gamma/tau, with protein MASSTYQVSSRKYRPQTFQEIVGQDSVVTVLKNALHLKRSAHAYIFSGIRGTGKTTLARLFAKALNCSNLSPSFEPCNSCASCKEISQGTALDVLEIDGASHRGIEDIRQINETVFFSPVKSEYKIYIIDEVHMLTKEAFNSLLKTLEEPPAHIKFFLATTEMHKVPATILSRCQKLHLKRIPDDLIVNKLLSIASNSEILVSREALVPIAYSAQGSLRDAESLYDYVVSLFPDTLSPEKVSEALGLASHDTLCKLAKAISEKDYAKALLPITTIIDSGVAPITFLQDLTIFYRDLLLKKDNPSLLAISSSYSDEYLLEIIDFLGESAKHLQQTIFEKTFLETVIIHLIRICHRPSINTLISQLHNHTLNEDKVSPQPRANPDPSSQVNHEQQSFLTSFAGPRPTPDTASQKITISSKESATIDTLLQFTAVEFAGVLTKE; from the coding sequence ATGGCATCATCTACTTATCAAGTTTCTTCTAGAAAGTATCGCCCTCAGACATTTCAAGAAATAGTTGGACAAGATTCTGTAGTTACAGTCTTGAAAAATGCTTTACATCTTAAGCGTTCTGCTCATGCTTACATATTTTCAGGAATTCGTGGCACAGGAAAAACTACTTTGGCTCGTCTCTTTGCCAAAGCACTTAATTGTTCTAATCTGAGCCCATCATTCGAGCCATGTAATTCCTGTGCATCATGCAAAGAAATTTCTCAAGGAACGGCTTTAGATGTTCTCGAAATCGATGGTGCATCACATAGAGGAATTGAAGATATTAGACAAATTAACGAGACTGTGTTCTTCTCTCCAGTGAAATCAGAATACAAAATCTACATTATTGATGAAGTACACATGCTTACCAAAGAGGCCTTCAATTCTCTACTAAAAACGTTAGAAGAACCCCCTGCTCATATCAAATTCTTTTTAGCCACTACAGAGATGCACAAAGTCCCAGCCACCATTCTAAGTCGCTGTCAAAAATTGCACCTAAAAAGAATCCCGGATGATCTAATCGTCAATAAATTACTGTCTATCGCTTCAAATTCTGAAATATTAGTATCTCGGGAAGCTCTAGTTCCTATTGCTTATTCCGCTCAGGGGAGTTTACGGGATGCAGAGTCTCTATATGATTATGTAGTGAGTCTTTTCCCAGATACTTTATCACCAGAAAAAGTATCAGAAGCTCTGGGTTTAGCATCGCACGACACTCTCTGTAAGTTAGCTAAAGCAATTAGTGAGAAAGACTATGCCAAAGCTTTGCTTCCTATTACCACCATCATTGACTCTGGAGTAGCACCTATCACCTTCCTACAGGATTTAACGATCTTCTATAGAGACTTACTCTTGAAAAAAGATAACCCCTCTCTATTAGCAATATCTAGTTCTTATTCAGATGAGTACTTATTAGAGATTATTGATTTTCTAGGAGAATCTGCAAAGCATCTACAGCAGACTATTTTTGAAAAGACTTTCCTAGAAACCGTGATTATTCATCTTATTCGGATATGCCATCGTCCGTCTATAAACACATTAATTTCTCAACTGCATAACCACACACTAAATGAGGATAAGGTTTCTCCACAGCCAAGAGCTAATCCTGATCCTTCTTCTCAAGTAAATCATGAACAACAGAGTTTCTTGACCTCTTTTGCTGGACCTAGACCTACACCAGATACTGCTTCCCAGAAAATAACAATTTCTTCAAAAGAGTCAGCTACTATAGATACTTTGTTACAATTTACCGCTGTGGAATTTGCAGGTGTATTAACTAAGGAGTAA
- the ptsP gene encoding phosphoenolpyruvate--protein phosphotransferase, whose product MVAVDHDKHNEEVRISAVALVPGLGVGRAFFLGTSPLQIHELTLPQEEVEHEIHRYYKALNRSKSDIVALEKKAKATQGQQEITAILQSHLEIIKDPILTEEVVNTIRKDRKNAEYVFSSVMGKIEESLSSVQHNSLAVDRIQDIHDISNRVIGHLCCQHKRSLGESDQNIIVFSNELTPSEAAGANPSYIRGFVSLVGAATSHTAIVARAKDIPYLANISQDYWTLMKEYNGHLVLIDGNQGEIIFNPLPKTLESRCKKKTAPKKVKPKASFQHTIVVSSQATSISELDMLEQFFPETSVGLFRSEFLAIADQKIPNIVEQTEVYKRLASFSGGISVLRLFDFGEDKVCPCHEPILGRSVHSLLNSSYLLDHQLQAVLAASLCGPIKLLIPGVADVGEIVAVKQRLEKLRSVSPQESIIENIIWGSMIEMPSAVWMIDEILKQCAFVSIGTNDLMQYSLGISRESVIPEYLNLPLHPSVVRMVRHVVESAKRKQVPVSICGEAAGSLELVPLFLGLGVTELSVAMPRISDLRDRIASLDMNYCLDFTEKILKARTCAEIQALWV is encoded by the coding sequence ATGGTTGCTGTTGATCACGATAAACATAATGAAGAAGTGCGAATTTCTGCTGTTGCTCTTGTCCCAGGATTAGGTGTTGGTAGAGCATTTTTTTTAGGCACCTCTCCTTTGCAAATCCATGAACTTACTCTTCCTCAAGAAGAAGTCGAACATGAGATTCATCGTTATTATAAAGCTTTAAATCGTTCGAAATCTGATATTGTTGCTTTAGAAAAAAAAGCTAAAGCAACTCAAGGACAACAAGAGATCACTGCTATTCTTCAATCCCACTTGGAGATTATTAAGGACCCAATTCTGACAGAAGAAGTTGTTAATACGATTAGAAAAGATCGTAAAAATGCTGAGTATGTCTTTTCTTCAGTTATGGGGAAAATAGAGGAATCTCTTTCCTCAGTACAGCACAATTCTCTCGCTGTTGATCGTATCCAGGATATTCATGATATCTCTAATCGAGTAATCGGTCATTTATGTTGCCAGCATAAACGTTCTTTAGGCGAATCAGATCAGAATATCATAGTATTTTCTAATGAGCTTACTCCGTCGGAAGCTGCTGGTGCTAACCCTTCATATATCCGTGGCTTTGTTTCTCTAGTGGGTGCCGCTACATCACATACAGCGATCGTTGCTAGAGCTAAGGATATTCCTTATCTTGCGAATATTTCCCAAGATTATTGGACTTTGATGAAAGAGTATAATGGCCATTTAGTATTAATTGATGGGAATCAGGGTGAGATCATATTCAATCCCTTACCCAAGACTTTAGAAAGTCGTTGTAAAAAAAAGACAGCACCAAAGAAAGTAAAACCTAAAGCAAGCTTTCAGCATACTATTGTTGTATCTTCCCAAGCTACAAGTATTTCTGAACTAGACATGCTTGAGCAATTTTTCCCAGAAACTTCCGTAGGCTTATTTAGGTCAGAGTTCCTCGCCATTGCCGACCAGAAGATTCCCAATATAGTTGAACAGACGGAGGTATATAAACGGCTTGCTTCGTTTTCCGGAGGTATTTCTGTATTACGTTTATTTGATTTTGGAGAAGACAAGGTTTGCCCCTGTCACGAACCTATTTTAGGCAGATCTGTTCATAGTCTACTGAATAGTTCTTATCTTTTAGATCATCAACTTCAAGCTGTATTGGCAGCTTCCCTTTGTGGTCCTATAAAATTATTAATTCCCGGTGTTGCAGATGTGGGAGAGATTGTAGCTGTTAAGCAAAGATTAGAAAAACTTAGATCAGTTTCTCCTCAGGAATCTATCATCGAAAATATTATCTGGGGAAGTATGATTGAGATGCCTTCTGCAGTATGGATGATAGATGAGATTTTAAAGCAATGCGCTTTTGTTTCCATAGGTACCAATGACTTGATGCAGTATTCTTTAGGGATCTCTAGGGAGTCTGTTATCCCAGAGTATTTGAATCTTCCTTTGCATCCTTCTGTCGTACGCATGGTTCGTCATGTGGTAGAATCTGCCAAGAGAAAACAAGTGCCCGTGTCCATATGCGGAGAAGCTGCAGGATCTTTGGAATTAGTTCCATTATTTTTAGGGTTGGGAGTCACAGAACTCTCGGTAGCTATGCCAAGAATCTCGGACTTGCGAGACAGAATAGCTAGTCTCGATATGAATTATTGTCTAGACTTTACAGAAAAAATATTAAAAGCAAGGACCTGTGCAGAAATACAGGCCCTGTGGGTTTAG
- a CDS encoding tRNA threonylcarbamoyladenosine biosynthesis protein TsaB gives MHFYNCLIIDTSGYQPFLAHVDAQKVLNSWSLPLGPDQGLVLDFIVKNLSLSFQGIGVAVGPGNFSSTRVGLAFAQGLSLAAKVPLVGYSSLEGYLSKGEKTKGLMLPLGKKGGVLTLSCDLSDNGLVCGEDGVGPGMLLSYEEASAICLERNCSHVVSPNPDLFRDAFSKEIYIEKMSPSLECIRSHVISQLMLLSCHPQLTPDYRSCSSFFNF, from the coding sequence ATGCATTTTTATAACTGTCTTATTATCGATACTTCTGGATATCAGCCTTTTCTAGCGCATGTAGATGCTCAGAAAGTGCTGAACAGCTGGTCTCTTCCTTTAGGACCTGATCAGGGGTTAGTTCTTGATTTTATAGTAAAAAATTTATCCTTGTCATTTCAGGGTATTGGTGTGGCGGTGGGTCCCGGTAATTTTTCATCTACTCGAGTTGGACTGGCTTTTGCCCAAGGATTATCTCTCGCTGCTAAAGTTCCTCTCGTTGGCTATAGTTCTCTAGAAGGTTATTTGAGCAAGGGTGAAAAAACTAAGGGTTTGATGTTGCCTTTGGGGAAGAAGGGAGGAGTATTAACTTTAAGTTGTGATCTTTCGGATAATGGACTTGTTTGCGGTGAAGATGGAGTTGGTCCTGGTATGTTGTTGTCTTATGAAGAAGCTTCAGCAATATGTCTTGAGCGTAATTGTTCCCACGTCGTATCGCCAAATCCCGATTTGTTTAGGGACGCGTTTTCAAAAGAAATATACATAGAGAAAATGAGTCCTTCTTTAGAGTGTATTCGTAGTCATGTGATTTCTCAATTAATGCTGTTAAGCTGTCATCCTCAGCTAACTCCTGATTACCGTAGTTGTTCCTCTTTTTTTAATTTTTAA
- the dnaJ gene encoding molecular chaperone DnaJ → MDYYAVLGVSKSASPEEIKKAYRKLAVKYHPDKNPGDADAERRFKEVSEAYEVLSDAQKRQNYDRYGKDGPFAGAGGFGGAAGMGNMEDALRTFMGAFGGDFGGEFGGGGSFFEGLFGGLGEAFGVRGGDPSGARQGASKKVHITLTFEEAARGVEKELIVSGYKSCEACSGSGAANSQGIKCCDRCKGSGQVVQSRGFFSMASTCPECGGEGRVITDPCLTCRGQGRIKDKRNVHVHIPAGVDSGMRLKMEGYGDAGQNGAPAGDLYVFIDVEQHPFFERRGDDLVLDLPIGFVDAALGMKKEIPTLLKGGSCRIVVPEGIQSGTILKVKNQGFPNVHGKGRGDLLVRVSVETPQHLSEEQKEVLRTFASMEKAENFPKKRGFLDKIKSFFSDFAV, encoded by the coding sequence ATGGATTACTATGCTGTTTTGGGGGTTTCTAAGAGTGCTTCTCCCGAAGAGATAAAGAAAGCTTATCGCAAGTTGGCGGTTAAGTATCACCCTGATAAGAATCCTGGCGATGCGGATGCGGAGCGCCGCTTTAAAGAGGTTTCGGAAGCTTACGAAGTGTTGAGCGATGCCCAGAAGCGTCAGAACTATGATCGTTACGGTAAAGATGGACCTTTTGCAGGGGCTGGTGGCTTTGGTGGGGCTGCTGGCATGGGCAATATGGAAGATGCTTTGCGTACTTTTATGGGGGCGTTTGGCGGCGATTTTGGTGGAGAGTTTGGTGGAGGCGGTAGTTTCTTTGAGGGGCTTTTTGGAGGGCTTGGCGAAGCGTTTGGCGTTCGTGGTGGCGATCCTTCTGGAGCTCGTCAGGGGGCTAGTAAAAAGGTCCATATTACTCTCACTTTCGAGGAGGCAGCTCGTGGTGTAGAGAAGGAATTGATTGTTTCTGGGTATAAATCTTGTGAAGCTTGTTCTGGAAGTGGAGCAGCTAATAGCCAGGGAATCAAGTGTTGTGATCGCTGTAAAGGGTCTGGGCAGGTTGTTCAGAGTCGGGGTTTTTTCTCTATGGCTTCTACGTGCCCTGAGTGCGGTGGAGAGGGTCGTGTTATTACAGACCCTTGTTTAACATGTCGTGGTCAGGGAAGAATTAAGGATAAACGTAACGTTCATGTTCACATACCTGCGGGAGTTGACTCTGGTATGCGTCTGAAAATGGAGGGTTACGGTGATGCTGGGCAAAACGGTGCCCCAGCGGGTGATCTCTACGTATTTATTGATGTAGAGCAACATCCTTTCTTTGAACGTCGTGGTGATGATTTGGTTTTGGACTTGCCTATTGGGTTCGTAGATGCAGCCTTAGGAATGAAGAAGGAGATCCCGACTCTATTAAAAGGAGGGTCTTGCCGTATTGTTGTCCCCGAAGGCATACAGAGCGGTACTATCCTTAAGGTAAAGAACCAAGGATTTCCTAATGTTCATGGGAAGGGTCGCGGGGACCTTCTTGTCCGAGTTTCTGTTGAAACCCCGCAACATCTTTCTGAAGAACAGAAAGAAGTATTGCGTACATTTGCCTCTATGGAGAAAGCAGAGAACTTTCCTAAGAAACGGGGTTTCTTAGATAAAATTAAAAGCTTCTTTTCTGATTTTGCTGTTTAG
- the rpsU gene encoding 30S ribosomal protein S21, whose amino-acid sequence MPSVKVRVGEPVDRALRVLKKKVDKEGILKTAKARRFYDKPSVKKRAKSKAAAKYRGR is encoded by the coding sequence ATGCCCAGTGTTAAAGTAAGAGTTGGGGAGCCTGTAGATCGAGCTCTTAGAGTCTTAAAAAAGAAAGTTGATAAAGAAGGTATTTTGAAAACTGCTAAAGCTCGTAGATTTTATGATAAGCCTTCCGTGAAGAAGCGTGCTAAATCTAAAGCTGCAGCTAAGTATCGCGGTCGTTAA
- a CDS encoding HPr family phosphocarrier protein, protein MKVTHAFIVQNASGIHVRPASTLVKLFEGQECEVIFTYEGKSVNARSVMSILMLGVPQGGEIFVHLKGKDALHVLQKLQDIFAQGFGEL, encoded by the coding sequence GTGAAAGTTACACACGCATTTATTGTTCAGAATGCTTCTGGTATTCATGTACGTCCTGCAAGTACTTTGGTTAAACTTTTCGAGGGCCAAGAATGTGAGGTTATTTTTACTTACGAAGGTAAGTCAGTAAATGCTAGAAGTGTGATGAGTATCCTCATGTTAGGAGTTCCTCAAGGAGGTGAAATTTTTGTTCATCTTAAGGGGAAAGATGCTTTGCATGTATTACAAAAATTACAAGATATTTTCGCACAGGGTTTTGGAGAACTGTAA